GCAAAAAATCGTGGAGTGGCAAAAGGTCTATCAAGCCAAAAAAAATATGCAAGAAGTCAGTCTTTCGCAAATTAATCAATATATGAGTGCTAAATAGCAAATACAAAATAATGAATACACAAACCGTTGACATTAAAGAATTAGAGCAAGAAAAATTACGTAAGCAAATCGCTATGTTGGTAGATCAATATGCTGCCATTGAATTTGCTCCAAAAGCATTTGAGCCAGGACAAACTCTTGTACCACCTTCTGGAAAATTAATTGGTGCGCAAGAATTAAAGAATATGGTGGATGCATCTTTAGATGGCTGGCTTACCACAGGTCGCTTTAATGAACAGTTTGAAAAAAAACTTGCCCAATTTATCGGTGTAAAACATGCAATTACCGTGAATTCTGGTTCATCGGCCAACTTAGTAGCGTTTTCTACGCTCACTTCTCCAAAGCTAGGGGATCGAGCGATTAAGCAAGGCGATGAGGTTATCGGGGTAGCTGCCGGCTTCCCGACAACAGTTAATCCTGTTATTCAATTTGGTGCGATTCCAGTATTTGTGGATGTCGATAAATATACGCACAATATTGACGCTTCAAAAATTGAAGCAGCAATCAGCCCAAAAACTAAGGCCATCATGCTCGCCCATTCTTTGGGTAATCCATTTAATCTAGATATAGTGACTGCGCTTTGTAAGAAATACAACCTTTGGCTGGTAGAGGATTGCTGCGATGCTCTCGGTACAACCTACAAGGGGCAGATGGTCGGCACCTTTGGTGACATTGCAACTTTGAGTTTCTATCCTGCCCACCATATTACGATGGGTGAGGGTGGTGCGGTATTTACTGATAATTTTGAGTTAAAACAAATTGCCGAGAGTTTTCGCGATTGGGGTCGTGATTGCTACTGCCCTCCAGGAAAGGATAATACTTGTGGCAAGCGTTTTTGCTGGAAATTGGGAAATTTGCCAGAAGGCTATGATCACAAATATACCTATAGTCATCTGGGCTATAACTTAAAAATTAGCGACATGCAGGCCGCTTGTGCTTTAGCTCAATTAGAAAAGGCGCCGACATTTATTCAAGCACGTAAAGACAATTTCAAATTTCTTAAAGAGCGATTAACTTCTTGTGAGGAGTTCTTGCAGCTGCCAGAGCCAACTGAAAATTCTGATCCCTCTTGGTTTGGATTCCCGATTACGGTTAAAGAGGGCTCACCCGTCTCTAGGCATGAATTAATTACTTATCTTGATCAACATAAGATTGGAACACGTCTTTTGTTTGCTGGAAATTTAGTAAGACAGCCCTACATGGTAAATGCAAGCTATCGAATTAGCGGGGAATTAGTCAACTCTGATAATGTAATGAATAACACTTTTTGGATTGGAGTTCAGCCTGCCCTTACTCAAGAAATGCTGGAATTTGTAGCTCAAAAAATAGAAGCCTTTTTGGGCATAAGTTTTGAATAACTATGAGGGTAGAGCTTGAGCTGTTGTCTGGTTGTTATTTAATAAAGTGCGATGCTTTTGAAGATTTGCGTGGTACTTTTGTCAAAACTTATCACGAAAATTTATACAGAAAATTGGGTATAAGTTTTACCATGAGAGAAGAGTATTACTCTGCATCAAAAAAAGACGTAATTAGAGGAATGCATTTTCAATCCCCCCCCTTTGATCATGAGAAAATCGTCAGCTGTATTCGGGGGAGTGTGTTAGATGTTCTGCTTGACTTGCGTCAAGGAAATAGCTATGGAGCTACGGCATCAGTGCGATTAAGTGGAGAGGGGCATTACTTTATATACATTCCTAAGGGCATCGCACATGGCTTTCTTTCTCTTGAGTCCGATTCCTTAATGATCTACAAGACAAGCACAATTCACATGCCAGATAGTGATCTTGGCATACGTTGGAATAGTTTTGACTTTAATTGGGGCTTAGACGATCCTATTTTATCTCCGAGAGATCAACAGCATGTTCCATTTGATAAATTTCAAAGCCCGTTCTGATTTAAAGTAATAACAGCTATGAAAATATTCATAACAGGAGTAACGGGTTATATTGGCGGTAAGTTGTTAGATGAGCTTTTGAAAAAAAAATATCAAGTTGCTGGTCTTGTCAGGACTTTATCTGCTGATACAAACTTACAGATTCATGGCTGCAAGTTGTATCAATATCGAAATAATTTAGACTCTATCAAGGATGCCCTACAAGATTTTCGTCCTGATGTTGTTATTCATTTAGCCTCATTATTTCTAGCAAATCATCAGTCTGTGGACATAGATCCACTAGTTGAGTCAAACATTCTATTAAGCGCAAGGCTCTATGAGGCTATGCTGGATGCGGGAATAAGTAAAATAATTAATACAGGAACCTCTTGGGAGCACTATGAGAATGCAAGTTTTAATCCAGTAAATTTATATGCGGCAACAAAAGGAGCAGCAGAGTCTATTCTTGATTACTATTCGCATGCTAAAAATTTTACGACATTCAATTTTAAGTTATTTGATAGTTATGGCCCTGGCGATTTTCGAAAAAAGCTTTTTTTCTATCTTAGAGAAGCAGCTAGAAGCGGGGTAACCCTTAAAATGTCACCTGGAGAGCAGTTAATTAATCTTGTTTACATTGACGATATTATTTCTGCGTATATGCAGGCTATAAGTAGTATTCATAATTACACTGGTAAGCATACATTTGGAGTGGGCGCCGATAAGCTAATCAGTTTAAAAAATCTAGTTGCCAT
This genomic interval from Polynucleobacter necessarius contains the following:
- the rfbH gene encoding lipopolysaccharide biosynthesis protein RfbH, which codes for MNTQTVDIKELEQEKLRKQIAMLVDQYAAIEFAPKAFEPGQTLVPPSGKLIGAQELKNMVDASLDGWLTTGRFNEQFEKKLAQFIGVKHAITVNSGSSANLVAFSTLTSPKLGDRAIKQGDEVIGVAAGFPTTVNPVIQFGAIPVFVDVDKYTHNIDASKIEAAISPKTKAIMLAHSLGNPFNLDIVTALCKKYNLWLVEDCCDALGTTYKGQMVGTFGDIATLSFYPAHHITMGEGGAVFTDNFELKQIAESFRDWGRDCYCPPGKDNTCGKRFCWKLGNLPEGYDHKYTYSHLGYNLKISDMQAACALAQLEKAPTFIQARKDNFKFLKERLTSCEEFLQLPEPTENSDPSWFGFPITVKEGSPVSRHELITYLDQHKIGTRLLFAGNLVRQPYMVNASYRISGELVNSDNVMNNTFWIGVQPALTQEMLEFVAQKIEAFLGISFE
- a CDS encoding dTDP-4-dehydrorhamnose 3,5-epimerase family protein, with the protein product MRVELELLSGCYLIKCDAFEDLRGTFVKTYHENLYRKLGISFTMREEYYSASKKDVIRGMHFQSPPFDHEKIVSCIRGSVLDVLLDLRQGNSYGATASVRLSGEGHYFIYIPKGIAHGFLSLESDSLMIYKTSTIHMPDSDLGIRWNSFDFNWGLDDPILSPRDQQHVPFDKFQSPF
- a CDS encoding NAD-dependent epimerase/dehydratase family protein, giving the protein MKIFITGVTGYIGGKLLDELLKKKYQVAGLVRTLSADTNLQIHGCKLYQYRNNLDSIKDALQDFRPDVVIHLASLFLANHQSVDIDPLVESNILLSARLYEAMLDAGISKIINTGTSWEHYENASFNPVNLYAATKGAAESILDYYSHAKNFTTFNFKLFDSYGPGDFRKKLFFYLREAARSGVTLKMSPGEQLINLVYIDDIISAYMQAISSIHNYTGKHTFGVGADKLISLKNLVAIYSDVIQRDVPVHFGALPYRDREVMAPWNDYLKIPNWSPKISILNGISKMELDESIGGLLSGK